In Chloroflexota bacterium, one DNA window encodes the following:
- a CDS encoding NADH-quinone oxidoreductase subunit I yields the protein MKLKLEHYGKGLAKGLGVTFRHVLRHRITTQYPEERLSVSKRFRGYRMVWDEERCTGCATCAKSCPQGNIEIVTSTKRDENRYVVEKFEVDTGRCIFCGLCVEACPYDALFYSREYECSTYRRSDLVLSRDQQKRTEGKELSAYFHPEIEENLPAQTLLLDKAGRRSQSLWD from the coding sequence TTGAAGTTAAAGCTTGAGCATTATGGGAAGGGGTTGGCCAAGGGGTTGGGGGTAACCTTCAGACACGTCTTGCGCCACCGTATTACCACCCAATATCCCGAAGAGAGGCTTAGCGTCTCGAAGCGGTTTCGAGGCTATCGGATGGTTTGGGATGAGGAGCGGTGTACCGGATGTGCTACCTGTGCGAAGAGCTGTCCTCAGGGCAACATCGAAATCGTAACCTCTACAAAAAGAGATGAGAACAGGTATGTAGTGGAGAAGTTCGAGGTCGATACCGGGCGCTGCATCTTCTGTGGCCTATGTGTTGAAGCCTGTCCCTACGATGCGCTATTCTACAGCCGCGAATACGAATGCAGCACTTATCGTAGGAGTGATCTAGTGTTGTCCAGGGATCAGCAAAAGCGTACAGAAGGCAAAGAGTTGAGTGCTTACTTTCACCCAGAAATTGAAGAGAATTTGCCAGCCCAGACGCTTCTGCTAGATAAGGCTGGGAGGAGGAGTCAGTCGTTATGGGACTAG
- a CDS encoding NADH-quinone oxidoreductase subunit M: MRPLSLIIFLPALGAIIIALLRRPDVRTIRWIAAGFTFASFVLAAIAYGLFDRSADAGIQFVEKYSWISQINVHYYLGADGLNLPMVLLTSFLGFIAVLISWKVTLRPKEYFAYLLILETSILGVFLSLDFLLFFLFWEIELIPMYFLISRWGYGRKDYSAMKYLIYTIFGSAMMLAGILLLYFKASPVLPAGASAFDMIALRDAGLNADLIPFLSVAFALLLVGFAVKLPVVPFHTWLPDAHTDAPTAVSVMLAGSLLKMGGYGMIRACVSIFPGVAKDFAPVIIVFAVIGVLYGAAITLRQTDLKRLIAYSSVSHMGYVLLGIFALGHLSLTGATLQMFAHGIITGLLFAMCGLVYEKVHTRHIPSLGGLARNMPVIVVVFTVAGLASLGLPGTAGFAAEFLTFLGAFRSTAVEGIRIYTIVGLLGVVLTAGYILWMIEKVFYREPKAEYEHAKDADLVEKLSTFSLVVAIMVVGIYPRVLTDVISVGTDTVARLVP, from the coding sequence ATCCGTCCTTTGTCTCTTATTATCTTCCTGCCTGCGCTAGGGGCAATCATCATTGCCCTTTTGCGGCGGCCTGATGTTCGCACCATCAGGTGGATTGCGGCTGGCTTCACTTTTGCCAGTTTTGTTCTGGCGGCAATTGCTTATGGCCTGTTCGATAGGAGTGCGGATGCGGGGATCCAGTTTGTAGAGAAGTATTCCTGGATCTCTCAGATAAACGTTCACTACTACTTGGGCGCTGACGGCCTGAACCTCCCCATGGTGTTGCTGACCAGCTTCCTCGGCTTCATAGCTGTCCTAATATCGTGGAAGGTCACATTGAGGCCGAAGGAGTACTTCGCCTATCTATTGATTCTGGAAACCAGCATCCTGGGTGTGTTCCTCTCCCTTGATTTCCTGCTGTTCTTCCTCTTCTGGGAGATTGAGCTCATCCCGATGTACTTCCTTATCTCCCGCTGGGGCTATGGCAGAAAAGACTACTCTGCCATGAAGTACCTGATCTACACTATCTTCGGCAGCGCCATGATGCTGGCCGGGATATTGCTACTTTATTTCAAAGCATCACCGGTACTTCCTGCTGGAGCGTCGGCGTTCGACATGATAGCCTTGCGCGATGCCGGCCTTAATGCGGACCTCATACCATTCTTGTCCGTCGCTTTTGCGTTGTTACTGGTTGGCTTTGCAGTAAAACTGCCTGTTGTGCCGTTCCATACCTGGCTGCCCGATGCGCATACTGATGCGCCAACGGCGGTGAGCGTCATGCTGGCTGGTTCGCTGCTGAAGATGGGCGGCTATGGCATGATCCGGGCCTGTGTCAGCATCTTCCCGGGGGTGGCCAAAGATTTTGCCCCCGTAATCATCGTTTTTGCAGTAATTGGCGTGTTATATGGAGCGGCGATAACATTGCGGCAAACGGATCTAAAGAGGCTGATTGCCTACAGCAGCGTCAGCCACATGGGCTACGTACTATTGGGTATCTTTGCCCTGGGGCATCTCAGCCTCACCGGAGCTACCCTACAGATGTTTGCCCACGGGATAATTACTGGTCTCCTCTTTGCCATGTGTGGTCTGGTCTATGAGAAGGTTCATACCCGTCATATCCCTTCCCTCGGCGGGTTAGCCCGCAACATGCCCGTTATTGTGGTGGTTTTCACGGTGGCTGGGTTGGCTTCCTTGGGGCTACCGGGGACCGCAGGGTTTGCCGCGGAGTTCTTGACTTTCCTGGGGGCTTTTCGTAGCACTGCTGTGGAAGGCATAAGAATCTATACCATTGTGGGTCTGCTCGGCGTTGTTCTTACTGCTGGCTACATCTTGTGGATGATAGAAAAGGTCTTCTACCGTGAGCCGAAGGCGGAATATGAGCATGCCAAGGACGCCGATCTGGTGGAAAAGCTCTCTACCTTTTCTTTGGTGGTAGCGATCATGGTGGTTGGTATCTATCCCAGGGTCCTGACCGATGTCATAAGCGTCGGGACTGATACTGTGGCAAGGTTAGTGCCTTAA
- a CDS encoding NADH-quinone oxidoreductase subunit L, with product MPEVGVWLIFLLPILSFVIIAAIIRPFFNHKALYAGYVTIGSIGISLALALWTLLSVHHEGGALSFEPHEWAIIGDTTIRMGIMVDSLTGIMVVVVTLCSLMVQIYSQGYMHGDAGYCRYYAFMSLFTGSMLGLVVADNLIQLFVFWELVGLCSYLLIGFWFHRPSAAAAAKKAFLVTRVGDFGLLAAVLYLFFKTGTADIGVLHGMAIAGLLSTGVLTWAAIGIFSGAVGKSAQFPLHVWLPDAMEGPTPVSALIHSSTMVTAGVFLVARTFPLFTGSETALTLVAAIGGFTAIFAASMALVANDIKRVLAYCTVSQLGYMVLGLGVVGLVLFPKLAHEGGDSHAALHAANAVTFLAIFHLFNHAFAKALLFLASGSVNHATGTFDMREMGGLRRHMPWTYVAYLIGMVSIAGIWPLACFWSKDEILHVASDLGDARAVLFYLAMITVFMTALYMFRTVFMTFHGKYRGNKASGHGGHGGHGGLHESPKVMLIPMFILTALAIGSGWINVNGWFGRFFGEHIEQSWHFVFSVFNVSSHGYLPIASFIIALLGVGLAYTIYIRRQPTGEAIGRLFPVPYKVFSRKYWMDELYEKVFVVKVLINGLFRLFQLFDTYVIDGLVNGVAWGTLAGGRILRKAQTGRFQVYGTVMLIGIVAIVGFVYLFT from the coding sequence ATTCCTGAGGTTGGCGTCTGGTTAATCTTCCTCTTGCCTATCCTTTCCTTTGTTATTATTGCGGCTATAATCCGCCCCTTTTTCAACCACAAAGCCCTCTATGCAGGCTACGTTACTATTGGCTCCATAGGCATATCGCTGGCTCTGGCTCTGTGGACTTTGCTTAGCGTGCATCATGAGGGAGGGGCACTATCCTTTGAACCACATGAATGGGCTATCATTGGCGACACCACCATCAGAATGGGAATCATGGTGGACTCGCTGACCGGCATCATGGTGGTAGTGGTCACCCTCTGTAGCCTTATGGTCCAGATTTACTCCCAGGGCTATATGCATGGGGATGCTGGGTATTGCCGATACTATGCTTTCATGTCACTGTTCACCGGATCCATGCTGGGCCTGGTTGTGGCCGACAATCTGATTCAACTATTCGTCTTCTGGGAACTAGTGGGGTTGTGTTCCTACCTGCTCATTGGATTCTGGTTCCACAGGCCGTCAGCGGCCGCAGCGGCGAAAAAGGCGTTCCTGGTTACCCGTGTGGGTGACTTCGGGTTGCTGGCGGCTGTCCTTTATCTCTTTTTCAAGACGGGCACTGCCGATATTGGTGTGCTGCATGGGATGGCAATAGCGGGGCTGCTGTCAACGGGTGTGCTGACATGGGCAGCGATAGGCATTTTTTCTGGGGCGGTGGGCAAGTCCGCCCAGTTCCCGCTCCACGTATGGTTACCTGATGCTATGGAAGGTCCCACGCCAGTCAGTGCCTTGATCCACTCTTCCACTATGGTGACTGCTGGTGTCTTTTTGGTGGCGCGCACCTTTCCCTTGTTTACCGGGTCGGAAACAGCTCTGACGCTGGTGGCAGCCATCGGTGGTTTTACGGCAATCTTTGCTGCTTCTATGGCTTTGGTGGCCAATGATATCAAGCGTGTACTGGCCTACTGCACTGTGAGCCAGTTGGGCTACATGGTGCTTGGTTTGGGGGTAGTGGGGCTGGTGCTGTTTCCTAAGCTGGCTCATGAGGGCGGCGATTCCCATGCTGCCTTGCATGCTGCTAATGCTGTTACCTTTCTGGCCATATTTCATCTGTTTAACCACGCCTTTGCCAAAGCTCTCCTCTTTTTGGCATCAGGAAGTGTGAATCATGCGACGGGAACCTTCGATATGCGGGAGATGGGCGGGTTACGCAGGCACATGCCCTGGACATATGTGGCCTATCTTATTGGTATGGTGAGTATAGCCGGTATCTGGCCACTAGCCTGCTTCTGGAGCAAGGATGAGATTCTACATGTGGCTTCAGACCTGGGCGATGCTCGCGCCGTCCTCTTTTACCTGGCTATGATAACGGTATTTATGACAGCTCTGTACATGTTCAGGACGGTTTTTATGACCTTCCATGGAAAGTACCGGGGCAACAAAGCTTCCGGGCACGGCGGACACGGGGGACACGGCGGTCTCCATGAGTCGCCCAAGGTGATGCTCATTCCCATGTTTATCCTGACGGCGCTGGCCATCGGCTCAGGTTGGATCAACGTCAACGGCTGGTTTGGTCGTTTCTTTGGTGAGCATATCGAACAATCCTGGCACTTCGTCTTCAGTGTATTCAATGTTTCCTCGCATGGTTATCTTCCCATTGCATCGTTCATAATAGCTCTTCTGGGGGTTGGGCTGGCCTATACAATCTATATCCGCCGACAGCCGACGGGTGAGGCAATAGGCCGATTATTTCCGGTGCCGTATAAGGTGTTTTCGCGGAAGTACTGGATGGATGAGCTTTATGAAAAGGTGTTCGTCGTTAAGGTGCTGATCAATGGTCTGTTTCGATTGTTCCAGTTGTTTGATACTTACGTCATCGATGGCCTGGTTAACGGGGTAGCCTGGGGAACATTAGCTGGCGGCCGGATTCTCAGGAAAGCCCAGACAGGACGCTTTCAGGTTTACGGCACGGTCATGCTTATCGGAATCGTGGCTATTGTGGGGTTCGTTTACCTGTTTACATAG
- a CDS encoding NADH-quinone oxidoreductase subunit C: protein MTKALVGQSIAEQIAKHIPQAVVEANDAWVVIKPDLLLQVVQFLKATPGFDFNYLNCVTGVDYLDYLEVVYHLTSLERTHSLVLKVRCSREKPEVPSVVSVWCGADLQEREIFDLLGITFVGHPNLKRIFMWEGFKGYPLRRDYL, encoded by the coding sequence ATGACAAAGGCGCTTGTTGGTCAGAGTATCGCTGAGCAAATAGCAAAGCACATACCTCAGGCTGTCGTTGAAGCCAACGATGCCTGGGTCGTTATCAAGCCCGATCTTCTCTTGCAGGTAGTCCAGTTCCTTAAGGCTACGCCCGGTTTTGATTTCAATTACCTGAATTGCGTTACCGGTGTTGACTATCTAGATTATCTGGAGGTGGTCTATCATCTGACGTCGCTGGAGCGCACCCACAGCCTGGTTCTAAAGGTGCGCTGCAGCCGGGAGAAGCCGGAAGTGCCTTCTGTCGTCAGCGTGTGGTGTGGAGCTGACTTGCAGGAAAGGGAAATCTTTGACCTTCTGGGCATTACCTTCGTGGGGCACCCCAACTTGAAGCGAATCTTCATGTGGGAGGGATTCAAGGGCTACCCTCTAAGGAGGGATTACCTGTGA
- a CDS encoding NUDIX domain-containing protein → MEMMVAVGAVIEDDEGRILLVKHVDEKGGFWKGKWICPGGKLQLGERIEEGIEREVLEETNLQIKLVAPLVPFDRVVKEGEETKLHVVYIDYLAKLVGGELKPASDVGQAIWVPKEQVPAIWAELHDDTKRLLEIAGMVSVGGN, encoded by the coding sequence GTGGAAATGATGGTGGCTGTGGGAGCGGTTATTGAGGACGATGAGGGGAGAATACTGCTAGTGAAGCATGTTGATGAAAAAGGTGGCTTCTGGAAGGGAAAATGGATTTGTCCCGGCGGTAAGCTGCAGTTGGGTGAAAGGATTGAAGAAGGAATCGAGAGGGAAGTGCTAGAGGAAACCAATCTGCAAATAAAGCTGGTTGCCCCGCTGGTTCCCTTTGACAGGGTAGTGAAAGAAGGGGAAGAGACAAAGTTGCACGTTGTTTACATCGATTATCTGGCCAAGCTGGTGGGAGGGGAGCTGAAGCCGGCTAGTGATGTCGGGCAGGCTATCTGGGTCCCGAAGGAACAAGTGCCAGCAATTTGGGCTGAGTTGCATGACGATACCAAGAGGTTGCTTGAAATAGCCGGTATGGTCTCGGTAGGTGGCAATTGA
- a CDS encoding NADH-quinone oxidoreductase subunit B, producing the protein MEVEKPRFDLFLEEMDQAEGKEIEELIARSQHPLPDQVEWLEPGPRPNLLVTTIDKVFNWGRHYSTWPFGSGLACCAMEMVPTAASRFDQARFGMEIFRASPRQADLLIVAGTLTWKMARALKLLYDQMAEPKWVVAMGACAISGGTFAHSYSVVPGVNRVIPVDVYVPGCPPRPEALLYGFMQLHQKIERRSVRDEFILADLRKIVPGRSKRN; encoded by the coding sequence ATGGAAGTAGAGAAACCGAGATTTGATCTCTTCTTAGAGGAGATGGATCAAGCTGAGGGCAAGGAAATCGAGGAGCTTATTGCCCGATCGCAGCATCCACTTCCGGACCAGGTTGAATGGCTGGAGCCAGGGCCGAGGCCCAATCTGCTGGTGACGACCATAGACAAGGTCTTCAACTGGGGACGACACTATTCCACATGGCCCTTCGGTTCTGGGCTTGCCTGTTGTGCAATGGAGATGGTGCCTACCGCAGCTTCGCGTTTTGATCAAGCGCGCTTCGGTATGGAAATCTTTCGTGCCTCACCCCGGCAGGCGGATTTGTTGATTGTGGCTGGGACTTTGACCTGGAAGATGGCTAGAGCTCTTAAGCTGCTCTATGATCAGATGGCTGAGCCGAAGTGGGTAGTGGCTATGGGTGCCTGTGCCATAAGTGGCGGCACGTTCGCTCATTCCTATAGTGTGGTGCCAGGTGTGAATCGGGTTATCCCCGTGGATGTCTATGTCCCGGGATGTCCTCCGCGTCCGGAGGCTTTGCTTTACGGGTTCATGCAGTTGCACCAGAAGATCGAAAGGCGGAGCGTTCGGGACGAGTTTATTCTGGCTGATTTGAGAAAGATAGTGCCAGGCAGGAGCAAAAGGAACTAG
- a CDS encoding TIGR04190 family B12-binding domain/radical SAM domain protein codes for MPDLVLLHAPSNYDFRERRIIYGPISDVIPSSPIFEMYPIGFISIAGYLEKNGVPTRIVNIANRMLSEPRFDVEKFLSGLNPKAFGVDLHWLPHAQGSLELARIVKNLHPSIPIIFGGLSATFFYEELIGYPQVDFVIRGDSAEGPILKLMRAIKGGAGVEDVPNLSWKGKDGVAHHNDLSWVPSGLDDIPLDYGYPVRSVIKYRSLSGVLPFSNWMDYPLTAVFTCRGCTMNCRTCGGSSYAFRRMCNRGAVAYRSPALIADDIYSIQRYLRGPVFIIGDIRQSGEEYADSLLRAIRRKGAKGPIVLELFAPAGANFFKRVRDAIPHYNVQISPESHDEEVRYAFGKRWRNVDIEETIKAALENDCQRFDLFYMIGLPKQGYRSVMDTVDYLGRLHKEFDHQARVHPHISPLAPFIDPGSQVFDRPEEFGYRLFCHTLEQHRQALLAPAWTRTLSYETEWLSRSEIADVTYEAALALNESKKMAGLISSGEAQEVETRIKRDRNLINQLDRHIGEYGEAPLGGEEGALCLAATISKRELEWPARSFLRSVPRILWNLCRN; via the coding sequence ATGCCCGATCTTGTACTTCTGCACGCGCCCAGCAACTACGACTTCAGGGAAAGGCGCATAATCTATGGCCCGATAAGTGACGTCATCCCCTCGTCGCCTATCTTTGAAATGTATCCCATCGGGTTTATAAGCATTGCTGGTTACCTGGAGAAGAATGGGGTGCCAACCAGGATTGTCAATATTGCCAATCGGATGCTCAGTGAGCCTCGATTTGATGTGGAGAAATTCCTGAGTGGTCTTAATCCCAAGGCTTTCGGGGTTGACCTTCACTGGCTTCCTCATGCGCAAGGCAGTTTGGAATTAGCCCGAATCGTTAAGAATCTTCATCCGTCGATACCCATCATCTTCGGCGGACTGTCAGCCACTTTTTTCTATGAGGAACTGATTGGCTATCCGCAGGTTGATTTTGTGATACGTGGTGATTCTGCTGAAGGGCCGATACTCAAGCTCATGCGCGCTATTAAGGGAGGGGCTGGGGTGGAGGATGTGCCCAACCTAAGTTGGAAAGGTAAGGATGGTGTGGCTCATCACAATGATCTTTCCTGGGTGCCGTCGGGCCTTGACGACATCCCTCTGGATTATGGTTACCCGGTAAGGTCGGTTATCAAATATCGGTCTCTTTCTGGAGTGCTGCCGTTCAGCAATTGGATGGATTATCCTCTTACCGCCGTCTTCACCTGCCGGGGTTGCACTATGAACTGCCGCACCTGCGGCGGTTCTAGTTACGCTTTCAGGCGGATGTGCAATCGTGGGGCGGTGGCCTATCGCAGTCCGGCCCTTATAGCGGATGATATCTACAGCATCCAGCGTTATCTCCGTGGCCCGGTTTTCATAATAGGTGACATTCGCCAGTCCGGTGAAGAGTATGCTGACTCTCTCCTTCGGGCAATCAGGCGAAAGGGAGCCAAGGGACCGATTGTATTGGAACTTTTTGCCCCAGCAGGCGCCAATTTCTTCAAAAGGGTGAGGGATGCTATCCCGCACTACAATGTCCAGATATCCCCGGAGTCGCATGATGAAGAGGTACGATATGCCTTTGGGAAACGGTGGCGGAATGTGGATATTGAGGAGACTATCAAGGCGGCTCTGGAAAACGATTGCCAGAGGTTTGACCTCTTCTACATGATCGGTTTGCCGAAGCAGGGCTATCGCTCGGTGATGGATACGGTTGACTATCTCGGGCGGCTGCACAAAGAGTTCGACCACCAGGCCAGGGTGCACCCTCATATCTCGCCGCTGGCTCCGTTCATTGATCCGGGGAGCCAGGTTTTCGACCGGCCTGAGGAGTTCGGATACCGATTGTTCTGCCACACCCTGGAGCAGCATCGACAAGCGCTTCTGGCTCCGGCTTGGACGCGCACACTGAGCTACGAAACAGAATGGCTTAGCCGCAGTGAGATAGCTGACGTTACCTATGAAGCGGCGCTAGCTCTCAATGAATCGAAGAAGATGGCGGGGCTAATTAGCTCTGGAGAGGCGCAGGAAGTAGAAACCAGGATCAAGAGGGATAGGAATCTGATCAACCAGCTCGACCGCCACATAGGGGAGTATGGTGAGGCTCCTCTGGGTGGGGAGGAGGGCGCGCTGTGCTTGGCAGCCACGATTTCAAAAAGGGAGCTGGAGTGGCCAGCCCGGTCGTTTCTCCGCAGCGTGCCCAGGATACTGTGGAATCTATGTAGGAATTAG
- the nuoH gene encoding NADH-quinone oxidoreductase subunit NuoH codes for MNNLYPFDNYWAHFGVFAVVVLLFVIAGVMAFIYIERRGFGLFQMRMGPNRAGPWGLFQPIADAIKVLLKEDIVPDVADKVVHFLAPVVGFLPVLLIFAVVPFHEGHGLIPDLNVGILYVVAISSVGVVGVFMAGWASNNKYSLIGAMRAMAAMVSYEIPLVLSILGVVAIAGSLSMNGIVQAHDIPLFLLTPLGFLVFLASAMAEINRGPFDLLEADSEIVAGFHVEYSGMKFAMFYLAEYGHALAMSAIAATLFFRGWEGPGGQYIGILWFLVKIVFVFGLMIWLRVAFPRLRIDQLMGFAWKFLFPLALINLFIIAGEMVGFDGDIPWWMLFVNWAVTIVLVLVFSRAYRLGEGRVEVKA; via the coding sequence ATGAATAATCTCTATCCCTTTGATAACTACTGGGCACATTTTGGGGTATTTGCCGTTGTTGTTTTGCTCTTTGTCATAGCGGGGGTGATGGCGTTCATTTATATTGAACGGCGCGGTTTCGGACTGTTTCAGATGCGGATGGGGCCTAACCGGGCTGGCCCCTGGGGACTCTTTCAGCCAATAGCCGACGCTATCAAGGTATTGTTGAAAGAGGATATTGTTCCTGATGTGGCAGACAAAGTGGTGCATTTCTTGGCGCCGGTGGTTGGTTTCTTGCCAGTACTACTGATTTTCGCCGTGGTACCTTTTCATGAAGGACACGGGCTTATTCCTGATCTAAACGTGGGTATTCTTTACGTAGTGGCCATAAGTTCGGTGGGTGTGGTGGGAGTATTCATGGCAGGATGGGCCTCAAACAATAAGTATTCGCTTATCGGTGCCATGCGAGCTATGGCGGCGATGGTAAGCTATGAAATACCGCTGGTGCTTTCGATTCTGGGTGTCGTAGCCATAGCAGGGTCGCTGTCGATGAATGGCATCGTTCAGGCACATGATATTCCGTTGTTCCTGTTGACGCCTCTGGGTTTTTTGGTTTTCCTGGCAAGTGCTATGGCAGAGATCAACCGCGGGCCTTTCGACTTGCTGGAGGCTGATTCAGAGATCGTTGCTGGCTTTCATGTTGAGTATTCGGGGATGAAGTTTGCCATGTTTTATCTGGCTGAATACGGTCATGCTTTGGCCATGTCAGCCATTGCAGCCACGCTCTTTTTCCGGGGTTGGGAAGGGCCGGGCGGGCAGTATATCGGGATTCTATGGTTTCTGGTCAAGATAGTGTTTGTGTTCGGCTTGATGATCTGGTTGAGGGTTGCCTTCCCACGGCTGCGCATTGACCAGTTGATGGGATTCGCCTGGAAGTTCCTGTTCCCACTGGCATTGATCAACCTGTTCATCATTGCTGGTGAGATGGTCGGTTTTGATGGAGATATTCCGTGGTGGATGCTGTTTGTGAACTGGGCTGTGACCATTGTCCTAGTGCTGGTGTTCTCCAGGGCCTACAGGTTGGGAGAGGGGAGAGTTGAAGTTAAAGCTTGA
- a CDS encoding NADH-quinone oxidoreductase subunit L, which translates to MGLDAAFWILAVVGVGSAVAVVFLRDVFRAALFLVLGFFTVAGIYVTLDADFLAAVQVLIYVGAVGILLLFAIMFTREARRGSLFNRLKMPALVFAAALLGIMIYTMTATDWGVAANPGLPGLQESGTGLTGRIGEALFSKDGFVLPLEIAGVMLLAAVLGAIVIMREK; encoded by the coding sequence ATGGGACTAGATGCTGCTTTCTGGATTCTGGCGGTAGTGGGTGTAGGATCAGCAGTGGCGGTGGTATTTCTGAGGGACGTGTTTCGGGCTGCACTGTTTCTGGTTCTGGGTTTCTTTACTGTGGCCGGCATATATGTGACCCTCGACGCTGATTTTCTGGCTGCAGTGCAGGTGCTGATATATGTTGGGGCTGTGGGGATACTGCTTCTCTTCGCTATCATGTTTACCAGGGAAGCGAGGCGTGGCAGCCTGTTCAACCGGCTGAAAATGCCGGCGCTGGTGTTTGCGGCAGCGCTCCTGGGGATCATGATCTACACCATGACAGCCACTGACTGGGGGGTGGCTGCGAATCCGGGTTTGCCAGGCTTGCAAGAAAGTGGCACTGGCCTCACTGGTAGAATCGGAGAGGCGCTTTTCAGCAAGGATGGCTTTGTCCTACCCCTGGAGATTGCCGGAGTGATGCTTCTGGCAGCAGTCTTGGGGGCTATAGTCATAATGAGGGAGAAGTAG
- a CDS encoding NADH-quinone oxidoreductase subunit D, translating to MEVKTERFVLNMGPQHPSTHGVFRMRVTLDGEVVMDLEPKFGYLHRGIEKLAETRTYTQIISLTDRLSYLSSMTNNHAYVLAVEKLAGITVPERGEYMRVIMDEMMRISNHLAAIGFFLNDLGASVFTPLLYMYREREKLLDLFEMVCGQRLLYNYMRIGGLSHDFPSEFLPALKRFVAEMPAYLEEYEDLLAENEILLARTKGVGILPRELAINASISGPVLRSTGVKWDIRKADPYSVYDRFEFDIPTGETGDNYDRYWVRMQEMRQSLRILNQAIEQMPKSDQMNAAVPHFLHPPKGEAYGHVESPQGELGFYLVSDNSIAPYRLHIRAPTLINLTALREMVIGWKVADIVTTFGSIDVCLGEIDR from the coding sequence ATGGAAGTTAAGACCGAGCGTTTTGTGTTGAATATGGGACCGCAGCATCCCTCGACGCATGGAGTTTTTCGCATGCGAGTGACCCTGGATGGCGAAGTAGTGATGGATTTGGAGCCAAAGTTCGGGTATCTGCATCGGGGGATAGAGAAGCTGGCTGAGACACGCACTTATACCCAGATTATCTCTCTCACCGACCGGTTGTCCTATTTGAGTTCCATGACCAACAATCATGCTTATGTTCTGGCGGTGGAAAAGCTCGCTGGCATCACTGTGCCGGAGCGCGGCGAATATATGCGAGTGATCATGGATGAGATGATGCGTATTTCCAATCACCTGGCAGCTATAGGCTTCTTTCTGAATGATCTGGGGGCTTCCGTGTTCACTCCGCTTCTGTACATGTACCGGGAGAGGGAGAAGCTCCTGGACTTGTTTGAGATGGTCTGTGGTCAGCGCCTTCTTTACAACTATATGCGTATTGGTGGACTAAGCCACGACTTCCCCTCTGAGTTCTTGCCTGCCCTGAAGCGCTTTGTAGCAGAGATGCCTGCCTATCTAGAAGAGTATGAAGACCTTCTGGCTGAGAACGAGATTCTGCTGGCGAGGACGAAGGGGGTCGGTATTCTGCCCCGGGAACTGGCTATCAATGCTTCTATTAGTGGCCCGGTGCTGCGCTCTACCGGCGTGAAGTGGGATATCCGCAAGGCCGACCCTTACTCTGTGTACGATCGCTTTGAGTTTGATATCCCGACTGGCGAGACGGGTGACAACTACGACCGCTACTGGGTGAGGATGCAGGAGATGCGACAGAGCTTGAGGATTTTGAATCAAGCTATAGAGCAGATGCCGAAGAGTGACCAGATGAATGCTGCGGTGCCTCATTTCTTGCACCCTCCGAAGGGTGAAGCCTACGGACATGTCGAAAGCCCCCAGGGAGAGCTGGGCTTCTACCTGGTCTCGGACAACTCCATTGCACCCTACCGTCTCCACATCAGGGCGCCAACGCTTATCAATCTTACAGCTTTGCGGGAGATGGTTATCGGCTGGAAGGTGGCCGATATCGTTACTACGTTCGGCAGTATTGACGTTTGCCTGGGTGAGATAGACCGATGA
- the nuoK gene encoding NADH-quinone oxidoreductase subunit NuoK, whose amino-acid sequence MSVGLEHYLVLASIIFCIGFYGALTKRNTVVILMCIELMLNAANIALVAFSKYLAKDTVLISGQIFVIFVVVVAAAEAAVGLAIIMALYRNRKTVDSDDIDLMKG is encoded by the coding sequence ATGTCGGTAGGTTTGGAGCACTATCTAGTCCTGGCGTCAATCATCTTCTGTATCGGGTTCTATGGTGCGCTGACCAAGCGGAATACGGTAGTGATTCTGATGTGCATCGAACTGATGCTCAACGCGGCAAATATTGCTCTGGTGGCCTTCTCGAAATACCTGGCCAAGGATACGGTGTTGATCTCTGGGCAGATATTCGTCATCTTTGTCGTGGTGGTGGCTGCGGCGGAGGCGGCAGTAGGCCTGGCCATAATCATGGCTCTCTATCGCAACCGGAAGACGGTGGACTCCGACGATATTGACCTAATGAAGGGATAG